From one Rhopalosiphum padi isolate XX-2018 chromosome 2, ASM2088224v1, whole genome shotgun sequence genomic stretch:
- the LOC132920631 gene encoding uncharacterized protein LOC132920631, with amino-acid sequence MDKDNQDGVTPVKKNPSGKVVQIEQKKNIICLYTDIKQKEPDIKYIDLIDKLSEGSGIGIKTIMKTLSEYKSSGTISLPINNKKRLTVIEKVDDYSKNKIRKKIYEFWFSKKTPSLRKIIQVIKNDPDLPNISRTSFQRLLNDMQFEYSKTSSINSALIERDDLVLCRRKYISTIRRYRQEGRTIYYLGETWVNVKESSSKMRVNKYLKSNNDKFLKGWTTGSRNPRCKGKRLIVAHIGSFEGFVAGGLLCFESKENTVDNHNEINGNTFFEWYCSILPLLKDDAVIVMDNTPHNSMKKEQAPIISWKKDAILEWLESKGVVITESGMVKFELLQKVQQIKQQYEKLIVDEEAKKYNKIVLRLPQYHNELNPINSALSLVKSHVEENNTIYNLNDFRKLLNDGIERVTPEKWSDCISHTLKEEDTFWQVDFISDEILEKLNSTSYC; translated from the exons ATGGACAAGGACAATCAAGATGGAGTAACGCCCGTTAAAAAGAATCCTAGTggaaag GTTGTTcaaatagaacaaaaaaaaaatattatttgtttatacacgGATATCAAGCAGAAAGAACCTGATATTAAGTATATAGATTTAATAGATAAATTGTCTGAAGGAAGTGGAATcggaattaaaacaattatgaagACGTTGAGTGAGTATAAGTCTTCTGGCACAATATCCttgccaataaataataaaaaacgattaACAGTAATCGAAAAAGTGGATGattatagcaaaaataaaattcgtaaaaaaatatacgaatttTGGTTCAGTAAAAAAACTCCATCGttacgaaaaataattcaagtaattaaaaatgacCCTGATCTTCCAAATATATCACGTACTTCGTTTCAGAGGTTATTAAATGATATGCAATTTGAATACTCAAAAACAAGCAGTATAAACAGTGCTCTTATTGAAAGGGATGACCTTGTCTTATGTCGGCGTAAATATATTTCCACCATACGACGTTATCGTCAAGAAGGAAGAACAATATACTATTTGGGTGAGACTTGGGTCAATGTTAAAGAAAGTTCGTCTAAAATGCGAGTCAACAAGTATCTTAAATCGAACAACGATAAATTCCTGAAAGGTTGGACTACGGGGTCACGTAATCCTAGATGTAAAGGTAAGCGACTCATCGTTGCTCACATAGGGTCGTTCGAGGGGTTTGTCGCTGGCGGTCTTCTGTGTTTTGAATCCAAGGAAAACACGGTTGACAATCACAACGAAATAAATGGCAATACATTTTTCGAATGGTACTGTAGCATATTACCTTTATTAAAAGACGACGCGGTGATAGTTATGGATAATACACCACACAATTCAATGAAAAAAGAACAGGCCCCTATCATTTCTTGGAAAAAGGATGCAATACTTGAATGGCTGGAATCTAAAGGTGTAGTAATTACCGAATCCGGCATGGTAAAATTTGAGTTATTACAAAAAGTTCAACAGATAAAACAACAATATGAGAAGTTAATTGTAGATGAAGAAgccaaaaagtataataaaattgtactgCGTTTACCTCAGTACCATAACGAACTCAACCCTATAAATTCAGCGTTGTCGCTAGTAAAATCACATGTTGAAGAAAATAAcacgatttataatttaaatgactttaggaaattattaaatgatgGTATAGAACGAGTGACACCTGAAAAATGGTCTGATTGTATTTCCCATACTTTAAAAGAAGAGGATACATTTTGGCAAGTAGACTTCATTTCCGATGAGATTTTGGAGAAATTAAATTCGACATCATATTGTTAA